Proteins found in one Aethina tumida isolate Nest 87 chromosome 1, icAetTumi1.1, whole genome shotgun sequence genomic segment:
- the LOC109608337 gene encoding M-phase inducer phosphatase yields MWDKENQSPTKMNDLSMYDCNSPVAQMCMSPHTSIHRPLEDHDSNSVDSGFNTSCDTAKFTSYSSTSRGSFLSYGSSSMSSMDDDFMEDFSDIEPYEKHNELPEGFEKLLEGPLINKPKQDDDEEFAIRPQFRRSVSYNPFTSTTPTATKVRSCLFSEARPLKRSEPLTFSEISVKRSKILDDDEEAAVPVVPVLKRAFSATDETIISAVQRSSDSNDLIADFSKAHCLPLTNGKHQDLRAITPHTLAALIKGEYSHTVNSFKIIDCRYPYEYNGGHIDGAVNIYTKEGCLELLHGKASEQHPNKRNILIFHCEFSSERGPNLYRYLRKEDRTRNIEDYPSLNYPEIYLLEGGYKNFFHHYSNMCIPIAYKEMLHPEHEADLRHFRQKSKTWNADSRHRPQTSRRRFGRLQI; encoded by the coding sequence ATGTGGGATAAGGAAAACCAATCGCCAACCAAAATGAACGACTTGTCCATGTACGACTGCAACTCTCCAGTTGCACAAATGTGCATGTCTCCTCACACTTCCATTCACCGACCGTTGGAGGACCATGACTCAAACTCGGTGGACTCAGGATTCAACACAAGCTGTGACACCGCTAAATTCACCTCCTACTCTTCAACAAGCAGAGGATCATTCCTGTCCTATGGATCTAGTTCAATGTCATCGATGGACGATGACTTCATGGAAGACTTTTCTGATATCGAACCTTACGAAAAACACAACGAATTGCCGGAAGGTTTCGAAAAACTGCTCGAAGGACCCCTCATCAACAAACCAAAACAAGACGACGACGAAGAATTCGCAATCCGACCACAATTCCGCAGATCCGTCTCCTACAATCCCTTCACATCAACCACCCCAACGGCCACCAAAGTTCGTTCCTGTCTGTTCAGCGAAGCCCGTCCCTTGAAGAGGTCCGAACCGTTGACATTCAGCGAAATCAGTGTGAAACGTTCGAAAATCTTGGACGACGACGAGGAAGCCGCCGTTCCAGTAGTGCCAGTTTTAAAGAGGGCTTTCTCGGCCACCGACGAAACCATCATCAGTGCAGTGCAAAGATCATCAGACAGTAACGATCTGATTGCGGACTTCAGCAAGGCCCACTGCCTGCCCCTCACCAACGGCAAACACCAGGACCTCAGAGCCATCACCCCCCACACATTGGCAGCCTTAATCAAAGGCGAATACAGCCACACAGTGAACTCGTTCAAAATAATCGACTGCCGTTACCCCTACGAGTACAACGGCGGCCACATCGACGGCGCCGTCAACATCTACACCAAAGAGGGCTGCCTGGAGCTCCTCCACGGCAAAGCCTCCGAACAACACCCCAACAAAAGGAACATCCTCATCTTCCACTGCGAGTTCTCGAGCGAACGCGGCCCAAACCTATACAGATACTTAAGGAAGGAGGACCGCACCAGGAACATCGAAGATTACCCGTCCCTGAACTACCCCGAAATCTACTTATTGGAGGGCGGCTACAAGAACTTCTTCCACCATTACTCCAATATGTGCATTCCGATCGCGTACAAGGAAATGTTGCACCCCGAACACGAAGCGGATCTCCGCCACTTCCGGCAAAAGTCCAAGACTTGGAACGCGGATTCCCGCCATCGGCCCCAGACGTCGCGCAGGCGTTTCGGACGGCTCCAAATTTGA